The Candidatus Methanoplasma cognatum genome contains a region encoding:
- the rplW gene encoding 50S ribosomal protein L23: MDAVKQSDILIRPYVTEKTLNLLSGTPTQRFRDGNKIEFIVHRHANKADIKTAFEERFEVKVEAVWTKIQKDGKHAIIKLAEGYSAEDVGMRVGVF; the protein is encoded by the coding sequence GTGGACGCAGTGAAACAGAGCGACATACTAATCAGACCGTACGTTACGGAAAAGACCCTCAATCTGTTGTCCGGCACCCCCACTCAGAGATTCAGGGACGGCAACAAGATAGAGTTCATTGTACACAGGCACGCCAATAAAGCGGACATAAAAACGGCCTTCGAGGAGCGTTTCGAAGTGAAGGTCGAAGCTGTGTGGACGAAGATACAGAAAGACGGCAAACACGCCATCATCAAGCTCGCGGAAGGCTACTCTGCGGAGGATGTAGGTATGAGGGTCGGAGTGTTCTGA
- a CDS encoding 50S ribosomal protein L2 yields the protein MGKRLITQRRGRGGPQYRSPSHRHVDDVRLPSFDEGVGTIKDLIQAPGRTSPLAVIDFGGVTDYQLAAAGMKVGQKIYVGGDRIAPGCITLLSRIPEGTAIHNIESKPGDGGKYAKTAGSSATVVTRGEKVMILMPSGAMKEFNPSCRAVIGVVAGGGRGDKPLAKAGKNYLTLRSRSTANKKVSGVAMNAVDHPHGGGSHPHVGGPNCQKRTASPGQKVGFLPKKKRK from the coding sequence ATGGGAAAGAGATTGATTACACAAAGAAGGGGGCGCGGCGGACCGCAATACCGCTCGCCCAGCCACAGACACGTGGACGACGTCAGACTCCCCAGCTTCGATGAGGGAGTAGGCACGATAAAAGACCTAATTCAGGCACCCGGAAGGACAAGCCCTCTTGCGGTCATAGACTTCGGCGGGGTCACGGACTACCAGCTCGCGGCCGCCGGCATGAAGGTCGGACAGAAGATATACGTCGGGGGCGACAGGATCGCACCGGGCTGCATAACCCTCCTGTCCAGGATACCGGAGGGAACGGCTATCCACAACATCGAATCGAAACCCGGCGACGGAGGAAAATATGCCAAGACCGCCGGGTCGTCGGCGACCGTCGTCACCAGAGGAGAGAAGGTCATGATACTCATGCCTTCAGGAGCAATGAAGGAGTTCAACCCCAGTTGCCGCGCGGTGATAGGTGTCGTTGCAGGTGGAGGGAGAGGAGACAAGCCTCTCGCCAAAGCCGGAAAGAATTACCTGACGCTGAGGTCAAGGTCCACCGCTAACAAGAAAGTAAGCGGTGTTGCGATGAACGCAGTGGACCACCCCCACGGCGGAGGAAGCCATCCCCATGTGGGCGGGCCGAACTGTCAGAAGAGGACCGCATCGCCGGGACAAAAGGTAGGTTTCCTGCCTAAGAAAAAGAGGAAGTGA
- a CDS encoding 30S ribosomal protein S17, giving the protein MTAKVRDIGIDVVPPTAECNDPNCPFHGSLPVRGQIIDGVVATVKMNKTVVVERNYLKYQKKYERYEKRSNRYSSHASPCLGLKAGDRVRIMECRPISKTVSFVVIEKKERI; this is encoded by the coding sequence ATGACAGCAAAAGTAAGAGACATCGGAATCGACGTGGTCCCCCCGACCGCAGAGTGCAATGACCCCAACTGCCCGTTCCACGGCAGCCTTCCGGTCAGAGGCCAGATCATCGACGGAGTGGTTGCGACCGTCAAGATGAACAAGACCGTCGTAGTAGAGCGCAACTACCTGAAATACCAAAAGAAATACGAGAGATACGAGAAGAGATCCAATAGGTACTCATCCCACGCATCCCCCTGCCTTGGGCTCAAGGCGGGGGACAGAGTGAGGATCATGGAGTGCCGCCCGATCTCTAAGACCGTCTCTTTCGTGGTCATAGAGAAAAAGGAGCGAATCTGA
- a CDS encoding 30S ribosomal protein S19, with protein sequence MAKKIIAGSAKATRRRTRKKASAIQARRKKEFLYRGFTMEELLAMSFDEILGILPSRARRTYLRGLNYEQQLLFDKLKVAEEPVRTHRRDLPIIPQFVGKKVSIYNGKEFKEFEIKPEMIGHFLGEFILTRKPPQHSGPGVGATRSSKFMPLK encoded by the coding sequence ATGGCAAAGAAGATAATTGCAGGATCGGCAAAGGCCACCAGGAGGAGAACCAGGAAGAAAGCATCGGCGATCCAGGCGAGGAGGAAGAAAGAATTCCTCTATCGCGGATTCACGATGGAGGAGCTTCTGGCCATGTCCTTTGACGAGATACTGGGCATTCTTCCTTCAAGGGCCAGGAGGACGTACCTCCGCGGCCTTAACTACGAGCAGCAGCTGCTGTTCGATAAATTGAAGGTTGCGGAGGAGCCGGTCAGGACACACCGCAGGGACCTGCCGATCATACCCCAGTTCGTTGGGAAGAAAGTGAGCATATACAACGGAAAGGAATTCAAAGAGTTCGAGATAAAGCCGGAGATGATCGGCCATTTCCTCGGAGAGTTCATACTTACGAGGAAGCCGCCCCAGCACTCCGGACCCGGAGTGGGCGCGACGAGGTCCTCGAAGTTCATGCCGCTGAAGTGA
- a CDS encoding 50S ribosomal protein L22 yields the protein MARNKYYTTPADPDISAKAVAKDQPISPKFAREVAGMVRGMKVETAVAALEEVIALERPVPLKRYNKRVSHKKGVGPGRYPVKASKAILAVIKSAMSNADYKGLDASNMAISTITIARGQTIPGHMPRAQGRATQWNQETANIEVIIEEVE from the coding sequence ATGGCTAGGAACAAATACTACACAACGCCGGCCGACCCGGACATCTCCGCAAAGGCCGTGGCAAAGGATCAGCCCATCTCGCCTAAATTCGCAAGGGAGGTCGCCGGAATGGTGCGCGGCATGAAAGTAGAGACAGCGGTCGCGGCGCTCGAGGAGGTAATAGCCCTCGAAAGGCCGGTACCTCTGAAAAGATACAACAAGAGAGTGTCGCACAAGAAAGGCGTCGGGCCGGGGAGATACCCCGTGAAGGCGTCGAAGGCTATACTCGCAGTGATAAAGAGTGCGATGTCCAACGCCGATTACAAAGGTCTTGACGCATCCAACATGGCCATTTCGACCATAACCATTGCAAGAGGACAGACCATCCCCGGGCACATGCCTAGGGCGCAGGGAAGGGCCACTCAGTGGAATCAGGAGACGGCCAACATAGAGGTAATAATAGAGGAGGTTGAGTGA
- the yciH gene encoding stress response translation initiation inhibitor YciH — MAEICPVCGLPKELCMCEEIAREQQMVRISVDSRRYGKMVTVVEGIDENDIDVEDLAKQLKIKCAAGGAYKDGRIELQGDHKKKVKAVLENMGFRTEVR; from the coding sequence ATGGCCGAGATATGCCCGGTTTGTGGATTGCCTAAAGAGCTCTGCATGTGCGAGGAGATCGCACGCGAGCAACAGATGGTAAGGATATCCGTGGACAGCAGAAGATACGGCAAAATGGTCACGGTGGTAGAGGGTATCGACGAGAATGACATAGACGTCGAGGACCTCGCCAAACAGCTGAAGATAAAATGCGCCGCCGGAGGAGCATACAAAGACGGACGCATAGAGCTTCAGGGAGACCATAAGAAAAAAGTAAAAGCCGTGCTGGAGAACATGGGTTTCCGCACAGAAGTGAGATAA
- a CDS encoding 50S ribosomal protein L3 translates to MSQRRRPKRGSRAFGPRKRAKSQTPRLDSWPEIGGAPKIQGFAGYKVGMTHAFIVDKRAKSTTSGMELQIPVTVVEVPPMKVAAVRFYESSIMGLKTAGEVWAKDIDPLLSRRLNTPTNHDESSFGRYEGLDVEDVRILAYTQPKMVSGVPKKVPDLMELRIGGGKTEDRVKYAKEILGKEIALKDFAAEGALIDVIAVTKGKGFQGVTKRWGVKLLSHKNSKHRRGIGNLGPKRPGYVRSTVPASGQMGYHQRTEFNKKIIKVGQDGGEVNPKGGFLNYGEVRNTYVLIHGSVPGPTKRLIRLRDATRAPKKADISAADVTYISTESKQGA, encoded by the coding sequence ATGTCACAGAGGAGACGTCCAAAGAGAGGATCCAGGGCATTCGGCCCTAGGAAAAGAGCGAAGTCGCAGACTCCGAGGCTGGACTCGTGGCCGGAGATCGGCGGAGCACCTAAGATACAGGGGTTCGCCGGATATAAGGTCGGGATGACGCATGCGTTCATCGTCGACAAGAGGGCCAAGAGCACAACGTCCGGCATGGAGCTTCAGATACCGGTCACGGTTGTCGAAGTGCCGCCCATGAAGGTGGCCGCGGTAAGATTCTATGAGAGCAGCATAATGGGTCTCAAGACGGCAGGGGAAGTATGGGCAAAAGACATCGACCCCCTGCTTTCAAGGAGACTGAACACGCCGACCAACCATGATGAGTCATCATTCGGAAGGTATGAGGGGCTTGACGTCGAAGACGTCCGCATCCTCGCATACACTCAGCCGAAGATGGTATCGGGGGTTCCGAAGAAGGTCCCCGATCTGATGGAGCTCAGGATCGGCGGCGGGAAGACCGAAGACAGGGTCAAGTATGCAAAGGAGATCCTGGGAAAAGAGATAGCACTCAAGGATTTTGCGGCCGAAGGCGCACTGATAGACGTGATCGCGGTCACGAAAGGAAAAGGGTTCCAGGGAGTTACCAAGAGATGGGGGGTCAAGCTGCTCTCGCACAAGAACAGCAAGCACCGCCGCGGCATCGGGAACCTAGGCCCCAAGAGGCCCGGTTATGTAAGAAGCACCGTTCCGGCATCCGGTCAGATGGGATACCACCAGAGAACGGAGTTCAATAAGAAGATAATAAAAGTGGGACAGGACGGAGGGGAGGTCAACCCCAAGGGAGGTTTCCTCAACTACGGAGAAGTAAGGAACACATATGTCCTGATACACGGATCCGTTCCGGGACCCACAAAGAGACTGATAAGGCTCAGGGACGCCACAAGAGCGCCCAAGAAAGCCGACATCTCGGCCGCAGATGTGACATACATCTCCACCGAGTCAAAGCAGGGGGCATGA
- the rpl4p gene encoding 50S ribosomal protein L4, translated as MAQTNVYSVKGEVSGTIDVPEVFSSEYRPDIIKKAILAAAANKRQPYGPAERSGMRHSVSTWGKGRGVARVQRLHDGRRATESPNNVTGRRAHPPRPERKWEQKVNKKELRVARFSAIAATGCADCVRERGHQFDDSVSFPIVIDDEFQNIASTSEINDVFDSIGIGYDVERAKEGRKIRAGRGKMRNRRYRTPTSILIVVSDRDAPVFKGAKNLPGVDIESVSTLNAGILAPGGDAGRLTVYTRSAIAEIGEWTQ; from the coding sequence ATGGCACAGACTAATGTTTATTCCGTAAAAGGAGAGGTCTCCGGAACCATCGACGTCCCCGAGGTGTTCTCGTCCGAGTACAGACCGGACATAATCAAGAAAGCGATCCTGGCCGCCGCGGCGAACAAGAGACAGCCTTATGGACCGGCCGAGAGATCGGGAATGAGGCACTCGGTGAGCACATGGGGCAAAGGAAGGGGCGTAGCCCGTGTCCAGAGGCTCCATGACGGAAGGAGGGCGACGGAGTCCCCCAACAACGTGACCGGAAGGAGGGCCCACCCTCCGCGCCCGGAGAGGAAATGGGAACAGAAGGTCAACAAGAAGGAATTGAGAGTGGCGCGTTTTTCCGCAATTGCGGCAACAGGCTGCGCCGACTGTGTCAGAGAGCGCGGTCACCAGTTCGATGACTCTGTTTCGTTCCCCATCGTCATAGATGACGAATTCCAGAATATCGCAAGCACGTCTGAGATAAACGACGTGTTCGACAGCATCGGCATAGGTTACGATGTGGAGAGGGCAAAGGAAGGCCGCAAGATCCGCGCAGGCAGAGGGAAGATGAGGAACAGGAGATACAGAACTCCGACCTCCATCCTGATAGTGGTGTCCGACAGGGACGCGCCGGTGTTCAAGGGAGCAAAGAACCTCCCCGGAGTGGATATCGAGTCGGTCAGCACCCTCAACGCAGGCATACTCGCACCCGGCGGGGACGCAGGCAGACTCACGGTATACACCAGATCGGCCATCGCCGAGATAGGAGAGTGGACGCAGTGA
- a CDS encoding ribonuclease P protein subunit, producing the protein MKRSDFMRSEFIGLDVAVLSAPYSGISGKVVDETKNTITVSSAGTEKMVPKQGNEFRFTYESEHMDIKGIDIQHRPEDRIKKVR; encoded by the coding sequence ATGAAAAGGAGCGATTTCATGAGATCAGAATTCATTGGTTTGGATGTGGCAGTGTTATCGGCCCCGTACTCGGGAATTTCCGGGAAAGTGGTGGACGAAACAAAGAATACGATCACCGTCTCTTCGGCCGGAACCGAAAAGATGGTACCGAAACAAGGCAACGAGTTCAGGTTCACTTATGAAAGCGAACACATGGATATCAAAGGCATAGACATACAACACCGGCCAGAGGACAGAATAAAAAAGGTCAGGTGA
- a CDS encoding 30S ribosomal protein S3, which produces MASERKFVAENVRRVLLKEYLMKEVSRAGFGGLDIQRTPMGTRVILTTERPGLVIGRRGQTIKNLTLVIEERYGFGNPQIEVQEVENASLNAQIMAEKLAFSLERGWHFRRAGHSTVRRVMDAGARGCHIIVAGKLTGQRHRTEKFKEGYIKFCGEPRVLFVERGYAIAKLKMGVIGVTVEIMRPGSKLPADTTILSKTEAAAKLPDLFGAPAPAEVPAEVPAEASPETDREVN; this is translated from the coding sequence ATGGCATCAGAAAGGAAATTCGTTGCCGAGAATGTCCGCAGGGTTCTTCTCAAAGAGTACCTCATGAAGGAGGTCAGCCGCGCCGGTTTCGGAGGCCTTGACATCCAGAGGACTCCGATGGGAACCCGCGTCATATTAACGACGGAAAGACCGGGGCTGGTGATCGGAAGGCGCGGCCAGACGATCAAGAACCTGACGCTGGTCATCGAAGAGAGATACGGTTTCGGGAACCCCCAGATCGAGGTTCAGGAGGTCGAGAATGCAAGCCTTAATGCGCAGATAATGGCGGAGAAGCTGGCATTCTCCCTTGAGAGAGGGTGGCACTTCCGCAGGGCGGGACACTCCACCGTACGCAGAGTGATGGATGCCGGAGCCCGCGGCTGCCACATAATCGTGGCCGGAAAGCTCACCGGGCAGAGACACAGGACCGAGAAGTTCAAAGAAGGCTACATAAAGTTCTGCGGCGAGCCCAGGGTGCTGTTCGTCGAGCGCGGATACGCGATCGCGAAGCTGAAGATGGGAGTGATCGGGGTCACGGTCGAAATAATGAGGCCCGGCTCGAAACTCCCGGCGGACACGACGATCCTCAGTAAGACCGAAGCGGCGGCGAAACTGCCGGACCTGTTCGGCGCCCCGGCGCCGGCGGAAGTGCCCGCAGAGGTGCCCGCAGAAGCGTCCCCAGAGACAGACAGGGAGGTCAACTGA
- the rpmC gene encoding 50S ribosomal protein L29, giving the protein MALLKTAEIREMSTEERNEKLKELRNDLMHERGVSAMGGAPSNPGIIRAIRTNIARILTVQNEEEKI; this is encoded by the coding sequence ATGGCGCTGCTCAAGACCGCTGAGATAAGAGAAATGAGCACAGAGGAACGCAACGAGAAGCTCAAGGAGCTCCGCAACGACCTCATGCATGAGAGAGGTGTATCGGCGATGGGAGGGGCACCCTCCAATCCCGGTATCATCCGCGCCATAAGAACAAACATAGCACGCATACTGACCGTTCAGAATGAGGAGGAAAAGATCTGA